A region of the Streptomyces durocortorensis genome:
CGTGGCCGCACCCGTCCGAAAGGGTGCGGCCACGGCCGTGTCCGACGTCCGGAATCCGCTCGCCGCTCTGTTCTAATGAACGGCCGTATCAAAGAACGGCCGTAGAAATCCCTAGCGGGGGCAGTCACCGTGCTTGAGCTGAACAAGAGTGGAACGGACCGGTCGGAGCCGGGCCGCCTGCCCGCGCAGGGCACCGGGCCGGACGCTCGCCCGGCGGACGGTTCCCCGGGCGCGGCCACCGGCGACGAACGCGTCCCGCTGCGCCCGTACCTGATCGCCGCCGCGATCCTGTGCGCGCTCTACTTCCTCTACTCGTACTTCCAGTACGCCCGCTTCGGCTCGCCCTCCTGGGACCTCGGGATCTTCGAGCAGGAGGTCAGGGCGTACGCGGCGTTCGAGGCCCCGGTCGTCGACATCAAGGGCCCCGGCTATCTGATCCTCGGAGACCACTTCTCCCCGATCGTGGCGCTGCTCGCCCCGCTCTACTGGATCTGGCCGTCGGCGACGGCCCTGCTCTTCGCCCAGGCCGCGCTGTTCGCGCTGGGGGCGGTCGTGGTCGGCCGCACCACCCAGCAGCTCCTCGGCGGCCGCTCCGGGCTGTGCGTCACCGTCGCGTACGGGCTGTCCTGGGGCATTCAGGAAGCGGTGAAGTCCGACTTCCACGAGATCACCTTCGCCGTGCCGCTGCTGGCCCTGGTCTGCCGGGCGCTGCTCCTGAAGCGGTGGACGGCCGCCCTGCTCTGGTCGCTGCCGCTCGTCCTGGTCAAGGAGGACCTCGGCGCGACCGTCGCGGTCGTCGGCTTCCTGCTCTTCGTGTACGGCCGCCGCCTCCAGGGTGCGCTGCTCGCCGCCTACGGCGTCGCGGCCTTCGTCGTCACCCTCGTCGTCCTCATCCCGGCGGCCAGCAGCGCGGGCACGTACGACTACTGGCAGAAGATCGACAAGAACGGGGAGCAGGACGTCTCGATGCTGGACTCCGTCCTCGGCGTCCTCAACTCCTCCGTCAAGATCGAGATGCTGGTCTTCCTGATCGGGATCACCGCGTTCATGGCGCTGCGCTCGCCGCTGACGCTGCTGATCATCCCCACGCTCGGCTGGCGGCTGCTCTCGCAGGACAGCAACCACTGGGGCATGGTCTGGCACTACAGCGCGATTCTCATGCCGGTGCTGTTCCTCGCGATGGCCGACGGCGTCCGCCGCAGCCGCGACTCGCACCGCCCCTGGCTCGCCTCGTACGCGAGGGTCGCCGTCCCCGTCGCCACCGCGATCGCCATCGCGATGACCCAGCACCTGCCGCTGCGCGACCTGCTGCGCCCGGAGACCTACCGCACCGACGACGCCCGCGCCCAGGCGGCCCGGGCGGCGCTGGACGCCATCCCGGCCGGCTCACGCGTCGAGACGGACATCACGCTGATGGCCCACCTCACCTCCGACCGCACCGTCTACTGGGTCGGCGGAGCCCCGGGCACCGCGCCCGACATCGTCGCCATCAACCTCGACTTCGGCTGGTCCCGGCCGATCCAGGACCCCGTGGCGTACGCCGAGCAGCTGCACCCCGAGGCGCGCTACCGCCTCAAGCACCGGGGCGGCAGCTTCGTGGTGATGGAGCGTACGACGCCGGAGCCGGCGGAGATCCCGGGCGTGCGCGGGGGCCGCTGAGCCCTCCGCGTACGCGCGAAGGCCGCCCCGATGTGCCGGGGCGGCCTTCGCGCGCACAGGGTGTGCGGGTGGGTCACTTGGACTTGACGACCACCGACGAGCAGACCTTGTCCGCGAACGTCTGCTTCTTCTCGTCCCACAGCGGCCACAGCCAGCCGATGTAGCAGGCGAGGCTGTCGAGGAAGTGGGCCAGGCGGCGCACGAAGGCCATGCCGAAGCCCAGCGGGCGGCCGTCGGCCTCGCGCAGCAGGCGGATGCCCACGGCCTTCTTGCCGACCGTCTGGCCGGTGGTGCCCTCCTGGTACAGCTGCCAGATGGCGACGCCGATGAGGCCGAGGAAGCCCACGATGGCGAGGATCGCGCCGAACGCATCGCCGACCGCACCGCCGATGACGACGAAGATGTACGGGACCATCAGGACGAGCCCGTCGATGATCAGCCCGCCGAACCGCAGACCCCAGTGGGCCAGCTCCGGCATGCCGCCGCCGTACCCGGGCTGCTGGCCGTAGGCCGGCGGCTGCTGCGGGTAGGCCCCGTACGGCTGGCCGGGCTGCTGCGGGTAACCGGGCTGCTGGGGGTAGCCGTAGCCCTGCGGCGGGACACCCTGGGGAGCCTGCTGCGGGTAGCCGTACCCGGGCTGGCCCTGCGGCGGCCCCTGGGGCGGCTGACCGGGCTGCTGCCCGTACGGGTTGTTCGGGTCGCCGAAGCTCATATGGGGTGTTTCCTTCAACAGACGTGTGGGGACGAGATGGCCACACGGAGGAAGGACGACGTTCAGCGGCCCGCCCCCCGTACAACCGCGGCCTTCATCGTTATAAGGGGGGCCCGCGTTTGTCCAGTCCGGAGCCCCAGACGTTGTGCAAGTGCAATCTCGTGTACGGGGGAGGCGCCGGCAATTGGTATGCGGGCGGGGTCATCCGCGAGGATGGGCCCATGACTGCCCAGATTCTCGACGGCAAGGCCACCGCTGCCGCGATCAAATCCGATCTGACCGTCCGTGTGGCGGCCCTCAAGGCGCAGGGCATCACCCCCGGCCTGGGAACCCTGCTCGTCGGGGACGACCCGGGCAGCCGGTGGTACGTCAACGGCAAGCACCGTGACTGCGCACAGGTCGGCATCGGCTCCATCCAGCGCGAACTCCCCGACACCGCCACCCAGGAGGAGATCGAGGACGTCGTACGGGAGCTCAACGCCAACCCCGAGTGCACCGGTTACATCGTCCAGCTGCCGCTGCCCAAGGGCATCGACACCAACCGGGTCCTGGAGCTGATGGACCCGGAGAAGGACGCCGACGGGCTGCACCCGATGAGCCTCGGCCGTCTCGTCCTCAACGAGACCGGCCCGCTGCCCTGCACCCCGCAGGGCGTCGTCCAGCTGCTGCGCGCCCACGGCGTGGAGATCAACGGGGCGCATGTCGTGGTCGTCGGACGCGGTGTCACCATCGGCCGGTCGATCCCACTGCTGCTGACCCGTAAGTCGGAGAACGCCACGGTGACCCAGTGCCACACCGGCACCCGGGACCTCTCCTCCCACCTGCGTCAGGCAGACATCATCGTCGCCGCCGCGGGCGTCCAGCACCTGATCAAGCCCGAGGACGTGAAGCCGGGGGCCGCGGTCCTCGACGTCGGCGTCAGCCGGGACGCGGACGGCAAGATCGTCGGCGATGTGCACCCGGGGGTCCGCGAGGTGGCCGCCTGGGTCGCCCCGAACCCCGGCGGTGTCGGCCCGATGACCCGCGCGCAGCTGCTGGTCAACGTGGTCGAGGCGGCCGAGCGGCTCGCCGCCGAGGCCGCCGACGCCGCCGCCGCGGGCTGACGGCCGGACGGCGGAGGGAACCCCATGGGTGCTGGTACGAGTCCGGCCGAGCCGGACGGGTCGAGCGAGTCGGGCGGTGAGGGCGCGGTGGCCGGGGCCGGGGCCGGTGCTGTGGCCGGGCCCGGGACCGGGAGCGCCCCCCGGCGCCGGTCGCGGCGGTTCCCGAAGTTCACCCGGGACACCGCGCGCCCCGAGGGCGGCGGCCGGGCGGCGTCCGGCGACGCGCCCGCACCGGCCCGGCAGTGGCCGCTGCTCACCGTGCTCTGCGCGGCGGGCGCGGGGCTGCTGATCGTGGCCCTGGACCCGTTCGACCAGGCGTTCCGCATCGGCACCATCCTGATCGGCGGTGCGCTGATCGCCGGTGCCGTGCTGCGCTGGGTGGTGCCGTCGGTCGGCATGCTGGCGGTACGTTCCCGGTTCACCGACCTGGTGACCTACGGGCTGATGGGCACCCTGATCGTGCTGCTCGCGCTGGTCGCGCAGCCGAAACCGTGGCTGGACGTGCCGATCCTGGAGGACGCCGTCCGCTTCACGGTCCGCTGAGGGCTGCCCCGCGATCCCGCCCGTGGTGACCGTCCCTTCCCCCGTAGAAGGGACGGGCACCCCGGATCGGAGTGACCAGGGCAACAAGCCCTGGTATGGGGCGGAATGAGCATCCTTGCCCCGTCCTGCTCCAAGCGTCATGGACACGAAGAGCCGCTTCAAGGGTTCCCTGGGGCCTGTGGCACGGAAGTGACCATTCCGGCACGGTGTGATCGTCGCGCAACGATGGCAGACTGGCCCGGCGCACAGAGCAGCACGGAGCAGACAGAGCAGTGATCGGGGCAGTGATCGGGGCGCGCGAAGATGCGTACCCCGTCCCGAATGCTCCCGTGCGCCCCCTCGTCAGGAACTGACACCCTGGCTTCGCGCATCCTCGTGGGTAGTTCGGCGGGGTTGCGTGGGTCGGGGGGACCGGCCGCAGCGGGGCACAGCAAGCACGTCCGGGGGACATGAGGGGGGAAAGCGATGCCTCGTTGGAAGGCACTGCCCGAAGAGCTCGATCCGCAGATCAGGGAGTTCGCCAGCCAACTGCGCAGGCTCGTCGACCGCAGCGGGCTCAACATCAACGCGGTGGCCGACCGCACGGGCTACAGCAAGACGTCCTGGGAGCGGTACCTCAACGGGCGGCTCCTCGCCCCGCGCGGGGCCGTCGTCGCTCTCGCCGAGGTGACGGGCACCCCGCAGCACCACCTCACGACCATGTGGGAGCTGGCCGAGCGCGCGTGGAGCCGGGCCGAGATGCGCCACGACATGACGATGGAGGCCATCCGGATCACCCAGGCCCGTGCGGCGCTCGGTGAGTTGGGCGCGACCGGCCCCGACGCTCCGGCGGGCGGCCGGTCCGGCCGTTCCGCCTCGGGCGGCCGTCACAGCGCGGCCGGCTCCGGCGGCGCCCGGGTCCCGGCCGCGGCGGGCGCGGACGCCCCGCCGCGCGACGCCTACGACAGCGAAGCCCACAGGGGCGATCCCCACGGCCGCGACGCCTACGGGACCGGCCGCGACAGCACGCGCCCGCCCTCCGTGCCCGCCCAGCGCGGTGCCGCACCGCACGTCCCCCAGCAGCACCAGGGCGGGCAGCGACCGGAGCGGTACGCCGGAGAGGGCGCCGGACGGAGCGTCGGCAAGGGCTCCGGAACGAGCGCCGGCGGGAAGGCGCCCGGCGGCCGCCGCAAGGGGGCCATGCTCGCCGTCGGGGCCGTCGGCGCCCTGATCGTCGCGGTCGGCGCGGTGCTGCTCGCGCCGGGCGGCGACGACCCGGCCAAGGCCACCCCGCCCCCGTCGGCCGCCCCCACCACGGCCGCCCCCGAACTGCCCGTAGGCGTCGAGTGCAGCGGCACCGACTGCGCCGGGCAGGACCCGGAGGAGATGGGCTGCGGCGGCGATTTCGCCCGTACGGTGTCGAGCGCCGTGGTCGGCGGCAGCAAGGTCGAGGTCCGCTACAGCGAGGTCTGCTCCGCCGCCTGGGCCCGGCTCTCCGAGGCGGCGATCGGCGACACCGTACGGATCACCGCGGGCAAGGGCGCGCAGGACGGCGAGGTCATGGGGGACACGAAGGCGTACACCCCGATGGTCGCGGTGAAGAAGGCGAGCGACGCGAACGCCTGCGCGACGCTCACCTCCGGCACGAAGGGCTGCACCGACCCGGACGAGTGACGCCGGGGCCGGGGGCACGGCAGGTGACCGGTTGTGCGCGGTGCAACAGGGGGCCGGGCGGTCCCCCCTGCCCGGGTCCGATAGCCTGACCGCTGGATATCTCTTCACGTCAAGATTGGTCGGCGCGCGGAGACGTCCAGCACCAGGGTCCGGCACCAGGGGCCGGGACCCCCACCGCCAGCTGTCTAACGGAGACCGCCATGACCCGCACTCCCGTGAATGTCACCGTGACCGGCGCAGCCGGCCAGATCGGCTACGCGCTGCTCTTCCGCATCGCCTCCGGCCACCTGCTCGGCCCGGACGTGCCGGTCAACCTGCGCCTCCTGGAGATCCCGCAGGGCCTCAAGGCCGCCGAGGGCACCGCGATGGAGCTCGACGACTGCGCCTTCCCGCTGCTGCGCGGCATCGAGATCACCGACGACCCGAACGTCGGCTTCGCCGGTGCGAACGTCGCCCTGCTCGTCGGCGCCCGCCCGCGCACCAAGGGCATGGAGCGCGGTGACCTGCTCGCCGCCAACGGCGGCATCTTCAAGCCGCAGGGCAAGGCCATCAACGACAACGCCGCGGACGACATCAAGGTCCTCGTCGTCGGCAACCCGGCCAACACCAACGCGCTCATCGCGCAGGCCGCCGCCCCGGACGTACCGGCGGAGCGCTTCACCGCGATGACCCGTCTGGACCACAACCGCGCGATCTCGCAGCTGGCCGCCAGGACCGGTGCCGCCGTCTCCGACATCAAGAAGCTGACGATCTGGGGCAACCACTCGGCCACCCAGTACCCGGACATCTTCCACGCGGAGATCGCGGGCAAGAACGCCGCCGAGGTCGTCAACGACGAGGCGTGGCTGGCCGACACCTTCATCCCGACCGTCGCCAAGCGCGGCGCCGCGATCATCGAGGCCCGTGGCGCGTCCTCCGCCGCCTCCGCCGCCAACGCCGCCATCGACCACGTGCACACCTGGGTCAACGGCACCGCCGAGGGCGACTGGACCTCGATGGGCATCCCGTCGGACGGCTCCTACGGCGTCCCCGAGGGCATCATCTCCTCCTTCCCGGTCACCACGAAGGACGGGAAGTACGAGATCGTCCAGGGCCTGGACATCAACGAGTTCTCCCGTGCGCGCATCGACGCGTCGGTCAAGGAGCTCACCGAGGAGCGCGACGCGGTCCGCGAGCTCGGCCTGATCTGAGGTCCCTGCCCGCACCACGCCGGCGGCCCCCGGCAGCGCACCCGCTGCCGGGGGCCGTCGGCGTCCTCACCGCAGCCGCTGTGCCGCCTCGCGTACCGCTGCCGCCGCGAGCCGCTGGAGGGCGGGGCCGAACGTGACCCGGGACGCGCCGAGTTCGCCCAGCCGGCGCACAGCGGCCGGGGAGTCCGGCGTGCCGATGGCGTTCAGCGGTACGGGGACGGCGGCGGCCAGCCGGGGCAGGTCATCGGGCGGGGCGGCGATCGGGTAGACGCAGTCGGCGCCCGCCGCCGCGTACCGCAGGGCCCGGCCGGTCGCGGCCGACGCCCGGTCCGTACCGGAAGGCGCCGCGTGGAGGTGGACGTCCACGCGGGCGTTCAGGAAGAGCCGGTCGCCCGCCGCCGCGCGGAAGCGGGCCAGCCGGTCGGCCTGGCGGTCCGGGTCCAGCAGGACGCCGTCCACGGAGTCCTCCAGGTTGCAGCCGACGGCCCCCGCCGCCAGCAGCCGGTCCACCAGCTCCTCCGGCTCCAGCCCGTAACCGGCCTCGATGTCCGCCGAGACGGGGACGGAGACCGCGCGGACGATCCGGGTCACGGCGGCGAACATCTCGTCCGCCGGGGTCCGCCCGTCCTCGTGGCCCAGCGAGGCGGCGACGCCCGCGCTCGGGATCGCCAGCGCCGGGAACCCGGCCTCTTCCAGGGCCCGCGCGCTCGCCGCGTCCCACGGTCCCGGCAGGACCAGCGGATCGTCGGGGGCGCGGCCGTGGTGCAGCGCGCGGAACACGGCGGCCGGGTCGGCCATGGGGGTCTCCTCCTGGCTGTGGGCCTGGCTATGGGCGTGGGGCCGTCAGTGCTTGAAGTCGCCCGGCGTGTAGTGGCCCGGTGCGAGCCGTCCGGTGACGCCGAAGCGGTTCCAGGCGTTGATCACCGTGATGGCCGCGACCAGCTGGGCCAGTTCCGTCTCCTCGAAGTGCTCGGCCGCCTCCGCGTACACCTCGTCCGGGACGAAGCCGTCGGTGAGGATGGTGACCGCCTCGGTCAGGGCGAGCGCCGCCAGCTCCTTCCCGGTGTAGAAGTGCCGCGACTCCTGCCAGGCGCTGAGCTGGACGATCCGCTCGACCGACTCGCCCGCGGCGAGCGCGTCCTTCGTGTGCATGTCCAGGCAGAACGCGCACCGGTTGAGCTGCGAGGCCCGGATCTTCACCAGCTCGACCAGGACGGGGTCCAGACCCTTCCGGGCCGCGATGTCGAGCCGGACCATCGCCTTGTAGACATCGGGGAGCAGCTCGGAGACGGAGAGGCGCGCCGGGTGCTCGGCCGCCCGGTCGGCGGGGGCGGCGGCGGGGGCGGGGTGGTGTGCGTGCGGTGTGGTGGTCATGGGGACGACGCTACGGGTCCGATGGCTCGGCGGTATGGTCCATTCCCATGACCGATTCCTGGGCCAGTTTCGGTGCAGACCTGCATCTGGAGCCGGTCGGCACGGGTTTGCGCAGCGGGCTGATGGAGGCGCTGCGGGAAGCGGTGCGCAGCGGGCGGCTGGCCCCCGGAACCCGGCTGCCGTCCTCCCGGGCGCTCGCCGCCGACCTGGGCATCGCCCGTAACACGGTCGCCGACGCCTACGGCGAACTGGTCGCCGAGGGCTGGCTCACCGCCCGCCAGGGCTCCGGCACCCGGGTCGCCCAGCGGTCCGCCCCGCGCCGGACGCGGCCCCCGGCGGCCCCCGCCCGGCCGGTGCGGTCCGGGCCCGCGTACACCCTGAAGCCAGGCTTTCCCGACGTGTCCGCCTTCCCGCGCACCGCCTGGCTCCGGGCCGCCCGCAAGGCGCTCACCGCCGCACCCGACGAGGCCTTCGGCTACGGCGATCCACGCGGGCGAGTCGAACTGCGCACGGCCCTGGCGGAGTACCTGGCGCGGGCGCGCGGGGTGCACGCCGACCCGGAGCGCATCGTGATCTGTTCCGGTTTCGTGCACGGGCTGGCGCTCCTGGGCCGGGTGCTGCGGCAGCGCCGGGTCCGGGAGGTCGCCGTCGAGTCCTACGGCCTCGGCTTCCATACGAACCTCCTCACCGATGCCGGGCTGCGCACCCCGTGCCTGCCGCTGGACGAACGCGGCTCCCGGACCGAGGAGCTGGCCGCGATGCGGGCCACGGGGGCGGTGCTCCTGACCCCGGCGCACCAGTTCCCCACCGGCGTACCCCTGCATCCGGACCGGCGGGCCGCAGCCGTCGACTGGGCCCGGGCCACCGGCGGGCTGATCCTGGAGGACGACTA
Encoded here:
- a CDS encoding DUF2079 domain-containing protein; this translates as MLELNKSGTDRSEPGRLPAQGTGPDARPADGSPGAATGDERVPLRPYLIAAAILCALYFLYSYFQYARFGSPSWDLGIFEQEVRAYAAFEAPVVDIKGPGYLILGDHFSPIVALLAPLYWIWPSATALLFAQAALFALGAVVVGRTTQQLLGGRSGLCVTVAYGLSWGIQEAVKSDFHEITFAVPLLALVCRALLLKRWTAALLWSLPLVLVKEDLGATVAVVGFLLFVYGRRLQGALLAAYGVAAFVVTLVVLIPAASSAGTYDYWQKIDKNGEQDVSMLDSVLGVLNSSVKIEMLVFLIGITAFMALRSPLTLLIIPTLGWRLLSQDSNHWGMVWHYSAILMPVLFLAMADGVRRSRDSHRPWLASYARVAVPVATAIAIAMTQHLPLRDLLRPETYRTDDARAQAARAALDAIPAGSRVETDITLMAHLTSDRTVYWVGGAPGTAPDIVAINLDFGWSRPIQDPVAYAEQLHPEARYRLKHRGGSFVVMERTTPEPAEIPGVRGGR
- a CDS encoding RDD family protein; translated protein: MSFGDPNNPYGQQPGQPPQGPPQGQPGYGYPQQAPQGVPPQGYGYPQQPGYPQQPGQPYGAYPQQPPAYGQQPGYGGGMPELAHWGLRFGGLIIDGLVLMVPYIFVVIGGAVGDAFGAILAIVGFLGLIGVAIWQLYQEGTTGQTVGKKAVGIRLLREADGRPLGFGMAFVRRLAHFLDSLACYIGWLWPLWDEKKQTFADKVCSSVVVKSK
- a CDS encoding bifunctional methylenetetrahydrofolate dehydrogenase/methenyltetrahydrofolate cyclohydrolase, which encodes MTAQILDGKATAAAIKSDLTVRVAALKAQGITPGLGTLLVGDDPGSRWYVNGKHRDCAQVGIGSIQRELPDTATQEEIEDVVRELNANPECTGYIVQLPLPKGIDTNRVLELMDPEKDADGLHPMSLGRLVLNETGPLPCTPQGVVQLLRAHGVEINGAHVVVVGRGVTIGRSIPLLLTRKSENATVTQCHTGTRDLSSHLRQADIIVAAAGVQHLIKPEDVKPGAAVLDVGVSRDADGKIVGDVHPGVREVAAWVAPNPGGVGPMTRAQLLVNVVEAAERLAAEAADAAAAG
- a CDS encoding DUF3017 domain-containing protein, whose protein sequence is MGAGTSPAEPDGSSESGGEGAVAGAGAGAVAGPGTGSAPRRRSRRFPKFTRDTARPEGGGRAASGDAPAPARQWPLLTVLCAAGAGLLIVALDPFDQAFRIGTILIGGALIAGAVLRWVVPSVGMLAVRSRFTDLVTYGLMGTLIVLLALVAQPKPWLDVPILEDAVRFTVR
- a CDS encoding XRE family transcriptional regulator, giving the protein MPRWKALPEELDPQIREFASQLRRLVDRSGLNINAVADRTGYSKTSWERYLNGRLLAPRGAVVALAEVTGTPQHHLTTMWELAERAWSRAEMRHDMTMEAIRITQARAALGELGATGPDAPAGGRSGRSASGGRHSAAGSGGARVPAAAGADAPPRDAYDSEAHRGDPHGRDAYGTGRDSTRPPSVPAQRGAAPHVPQQHQGGQRPERYAGEGAGRSVGKGSGTSAGGKAPGGRRKGAMLAVGAVGALIVAVGAVLLAPGGDDPAKATPPPSAAPTTAAPELPVGVECSGTDCAGQDPEEMGCGGDFARTVSSAVVGGSKVEVRYSEVCSAAWARLSEAAIGDTVRITAGKGAQDGEVMGDTKAYTPMVAVKKASDANACATLTSGTKGCTDPDE
- a CDS encoding malate dehydrogenase, whose protein sequence is MTRTPVNVTVTGAAGQIGYALLFRIASGHLLGPDVPVNLRLLEIPQGLKAAEGTAMELDDCAFPLLRGIEITDDPNVGFAGANVALLVGARPRTKGMERGDLLAANGGIFKPQGKAINDNAADDIKVLVVGNPANTNALIAQAAAPDVPAERFTAMTRLDHNRAISQLAARTGAAVSDIKKLTIWGNHSATQYPDIFHAEIAGKNAAEVVNDEAWLADTFIPTVAKRGAAIIEARGASSAASAANAAIDHVHTWVNGTAEGDWTSMGIPSDGSYGVPEGIISSFPVTTKDGKYEIVQGLDINEFSRARIDASVKELTEERDAVRELGLI
- a CDS encoding isocitrate lyase/PEP mutase family protein, with the translated sequence MADPAAVFRALHHGRAPDDPLVLPGPWDAASARALEEAGFPALAIPSAGVAASLGHEDGRTPADEMFAAVTRIVRAVSVPVSADIEAGYGLEPEELVDRLLAAGAVGCNLEDSVDGVLLDPDRQADRLARFRAAAGDRLFLNARVDVHLHAAPSGTDRASAATGRALRYAAAGADCVYPIAAPPDDLPRLAAAVPVPLNAIGTPDSPAAVRRLGELGASRVTFGPALQRLAAAAVREAAQRLR
- a CDS encoding carboxymuconolactone decarboxylase family protein; translated protein: MTTTPHAHHPAPAAAPADRAAEHPARLSVSELLPDVYKAMVRLDIAARKGLDPVLVELVKIRASQLNRCAFCLDMHTKDALAAGESVERIVQLSAWQESRHFYTGKELAALALTEAVTILTDGFVPDEVYAEAAEHFEETELAQLVAAITVINAWNRFGVTGRLAPGHYTPGDFKH
- the pdxR gene encoding MocR-like pyridoxine biosynthesis transcription factor PdxR, with product MTDSWASFGADLHLEPVGTGLRSGLMEALREAVRSGRLAPGTRLPSSRALAADLGIARNTVADAYGELVAEGWLTARQGSGTRVAQRSAPRRTRPPAAPARPVRSGPAYTLKPGFPDVSAFPRTAWLRAARKALTAAPDEAFGYGDPRGRVELRTALAEYLARARGVHADPERIVICSGFVHGLALLGRVLRQRRVREVAVESYGLGFHTNLLTDAGLRTPCLPLDERGSRTEELAAMRATGAVLLTPAHQFPTGVPLHPDRRAAAVDWARATGGLILEDDYDGEFRYDRQPVGALQGLDPERVVHLGTASKSLAPGLRLGWMVLPRSLVGEVVAAKGVSEWMSGSPDQLTLAEFIASGAYDRHVRSMRLRYRRRRDQLVAALAERAPGIEVSGIAAGLHAVLELPAGAERSVIQAAAFQGLALEGLARYRHPDAPATRDALVIGYGSPSESAWAGTLDALCRVLP